GATTTCGGCAAGACGCGCGCGGTCGCCGGCGCCGAGACGCGGCACCGCGCCAAGCAGGCCACGCGTATAGGGATGCGCCGGATGCGCAAACAGGCGCGCGAGCGGCGCCTCTTCCACCTTGCGCCCGGCATACATGACGATGACCCGCTCGGCCATCTCCGCGACCACCCCGAGATCATGCGTGATCAGTAAAATCGCCGCCCCCACGCGACGCTGCAACTCGCGCATCAGATCAAGAATCTGCGCCTGAATGGTGACGTCGAGCGCGGTCGTCGGTTCATCGGCAATCAGCAGCTTCGGGTTACAGGCGAGCGCCATTGCGATCATCACCCGCTGGCGCATGCCGCCCGAGATCTGATGCGGATATTCGGAAACCCGGCGCTCCGGGTCGCTGATGCCAACCAGCGTCAGCATCTCGATCGCCCGCAGCCAGGCGTCGCGTCTCGAAAGCCCCTGATGCAAACGCAAGCTCTCGCCAATCTGCCAACCAATCGTCAGAACCGGGTTGAGCGAGGTCATCGGCTCCTGAAAAATCATGCTTACGTCATTGCCGCGCAGGGCACGCATCTCGGCCTCCGGCAGTGTCAGAAGATCACGGCCGTCGAAACGGATTTTTCCGGCGAAATAGGCGGGGGGTGACGGCAGAAGCCGCAAAATCGACATTGAGGTCACCGATTTTCCGCACCCCGATTCACCGACCAGGGCCACGGTTTCACCGGAATTGATGGTGAACGAAACCCCGTCCACCGCGCGCGCGGCACCGTTCGGGGTCGCGAAATGCGTCCGCAGCGACTCGACTTCGAGCAAGGCCATCGCCTAGAGCCTCAGCGCGCGGCGCGGATCGAGCGCATCGCGCAAGCCATCGCCAAGGAGATTGACGCCGAGCACGGTCAGCAGCAGGAAAATCGCCGGAAAAAACACGATCGATGGCTTGATCTGCCAGAGCGCCCGGCCCTCTGCCATGATATTGCCCCAGGATGGCACGGTGGGCGGTGTGCCGGCGCCGATGAAAGAGAGAATCGCCTCGGTGATCATCGCGGACGCGCAAATATACGTCGCCTGCACCGAAAGCGGCGCGAGCGTGTTGGGCAGGATATGGCGCAGGATCAGCCGCGGCGTGCGCGCGCCACAGGCGATCGCCGCTTCAATATAGGGTTGTTCACGCAAGGAAAGCACGACGCCGCGGATC
This portion of the Acidibrevibacterium fodinaquatile genome encodes:
- a CDS encoding ABC transporter ATP-binding protein, which gives rise to MALLEVESLRTHFATPNGAARAVDGVSFTINSGETVALVGESGCGKSVTSMSILRLLPSPPAYFAGKIRFDGRDLLTLPEAEMRALRGNDVSMIFQEPMTSLNPVLTIGWQIGESLRLHQGLSRRDAWLRAIEMLTLVGISDPERRVSEYPHQISGGMRQRVMIAMALACNPKLLIADEPTTALDVTIQAQILDLMRELQRRVGAAILLITHDLGVVAEMAERVIVMYAGRKVEEAPLARLFAHPAHPYTRGLLGAVPRLGAGDRARLAEIPGQVPSLLQSIEGCAFASRCPLAGDPCRAITPMVREIAPGHFAACHYASAEGTV